The Leptospira hartskeerlii genome contains a region encoding:
- a CDS encoding DUF370 domain-containing protein codes for MSQFSVLNVGFGNIVMVSKIVGIIHSDSASAKRIRNEAKSHNSLVDATQGKKTRSIIITDSNHLILSNLRVEALTRRIESRDNSIAEEEEEKD; via the coding sequence ATGTCCCAATTTAGCGTCTTGAACGTTGGTTTTGGAAATATAGTCATGGTTTCCAAAATCGTTGGTATCATTCATTCGGATTCGGCTTCCGCAAAAAGGATCCGAAACGAAGCCAAAAGTCATAACAGTTTGGTAGACGCGACCCAGGGAAAAAAGACCAGGTCCATCATAATTACGGACTCCAACCATTTGATCCTTTCCAACTTAAGAGTAGAAGCTCTTACAAGAAGGATAGAAAGCAGGGATAATTCTATCGCAGAAGAAGAGGAAGAAAAGGACTGA
- the gmk gene encoding guanylate kinase: MVLSSVAGGGKSTLIQMIRAKHPDLAFSVSCTTRAPRPGDKEGVTYFFLSKEEFESGIDKGEFLEWAKVHDNYYGTPAIFVNQCMSAGRSVIMDLDVQGAAQVKQKLGKEAITIFILPPNEEEWEKRLRGRGTDSEESILKRIKNGKEELAHKDEFDHLIVNDKLDHALSRLEEILF; encoded by the coding sequence ATCGTTCTGTCCTCCGTAGCAGGAGGAGGCAAATCCACACTCATCCAAATGATCCGAGCCAAACATCCAGATTTGGCTTTTTCAGTTTCTTGTACTACAAGGGCTCCTAGGCCCGGAGACAAGGAAGGCGTAACGTATTTTTTTCTAAGCAAAGAAGAATTTGAATCCGGAATAGACAAGGGAGAATTTTTGGAATGGGCCAAGGTCCATGATAATTACTACGGAACTCCTGCAATATTCGTAAACCAATGTATGTCCGCGGGTAGATCGGTGATCATGGATCTGGATGTGCAGGGTGCGGCCCAGGTAAAACAAAAATTAGGAAAAGAAGCGATCACAATTTTCATACTTCCTCCAAATGAAGAAGAATGGGAGAAAAGATTACGAGGAAGAGGCACCGATTCCGAAGAAAGTATCTTGAAACGTATCAAGAACGGAAAGGAAGAACTGGCTCACAAAGACGAATTCGATCATCTCATAGTGAACGATAAGCTGGACCATGCATTGTCTCGTTTGGAAGAAATTTTATTTTAA
- a CDS encoding DUF3089 domain-containing protein, producing the protein MKFLRNSLFVSILAVISFQCIMLIKPRKDFEESKNLTPPDYSKQEFWAALPDKKDNADLVPENSGLKENQSLADADIFYIHPTTLLLRPKYWNGDLKDESLNERTDKHPIKTQASAFNECCKVYAPRYRQAAFFVFTKDAPEGEAALDLAFQDVKNAFLYYMKNWNKGRPFIIASHSQGTRHSVRLLKEVISSNSEYKKNLIVSYSIGFPFKQEETGLPVCSDPKQTGCVVGWNSYIWGNSPGRLLDRYGKETVCVNPLSWKQDEEYSAKSENLGSINRSFDQLIPGIADAKCNSGVLWIHEPEISRTPNLGKDGNLHTGDFHFFYANIRKNAKERLESFLKKK; encoded by the coding sequence ATGAAATTCTTACGCAATTCACTTTTCGTTTCTATACTCGCAGTTATTAGTTTCCAATGTATAATGCTTATCAAACCCAGAAAGGATTTTGAAGAGAGTAAAAATTTAACTCCTCCTGATTATTCTAAACAGGAATTTTGGGCTGCACTTCCTGATAAAAAAGATAATGCGGATCTTGTTCCTGAAAATTCAGGTTTAAAGGAAAACCAATCTTTGGCAGACGCGGATATTTTTTATATTCATCCAACTACTTTACTTCTTCGACCTAAATATTGGAACGGAGATCTAAAAGATGAGAGCCTAAACGAAAGAACTGATAAACATCCGATCAAAACCCAAGCAAGCGCATTCAACGAATGTTGTAAGGTCTATGCTCCGAGATACAGACAGGCGGCATTTTTTGTTTTTACAAAGGATGCTCCGGAAGGTGAGGCCGCGTTAGATCTTGCATTCCAAGATGTGAAGAACGCCTTTCTATATTATATGAAAAACTGGAATAAAGGTCGGCCTTTTATCATTGCGTCTCATAGCCAAGGCACCAGGCATTCTGTCCGTTTACTTAAAGAGGTGATTTCTTCTAATTCGGAATATAAGAAAAACTTGATTGTTTCTTATTCCATCGGGTTTCCTTTTAAACAAGAAGAGACGGGTTTGCCTGTATGTTCCGATCCGAAACAAACAGGATGTGTTGTAGGTTGGAATTCCTATATTTGGGGAAATTCTCCTGGTAGATTATTGGACAGATATGGAAAAGAGACCGTTTGTGTGAATCCATTGAGTTGGAAACAGGATGAGGAGTATTCTGCTAAGTCGGAAAATTTGGGAAGCATAAATCGAAGTTTTGATCAATTGATCCCTGGTATTGCTGACGCGAAATGTAATTCCGGAGTTTTATGGATACATGAACCTGAGATAAGCCGGACCCCAAACCTAGGAAAAGATGGAAATTTACATACCGGAGATTTTCATTTCTTCTACGCGAATATTAGAAAAAACGCTAAAGAAAGATTAGAAAGTTTTTTAAAGAAGAAGTAG
- a CDS encoding TOBE domain-containing protein, protein MKKKTILFFSLFLISTGAIYSKSKKASTPAKPKYVSGEELVNNPGKAVGETVRVAGTVTHVLYKGNSIRFVVHFSGKPVVLDSDDYSLMNRVSVGSYVEVCGFYLKNKKLDLDGRRTDMPSIVIEQTYCSN, encoded by the coding sequence ATGAAAAAGAAAACAATTCTCTTTTTTTCACTATTCCTAATTTCTACGGGAGCTATTTACTCTAAGAGTAAAAAAGCTTCCACGCCTGCAAAACCTAAATATGTCTCTGGCGAAGAGCTAGTCAATAATCCAGGGAAAGCCGTAGGAGAAACTGTTAGAGTCGCCGGGACAGTAACTCATGTACTATACAAAGGAAATTCTATCCGATTTGTAGTCCACTTCTCTGGAAAACCGGTGGTCTTAGACTCGGACGATTACAGCTTAATGAATCGTGTGTCAGTAGGTTCTTACGTTGAGGTCTGCGGGTTTTATTTAAAAAACAAGAAGTTAGATCTGGATGGAAGAAGAACTGATATGCCTTCTATCGTGATAGAACAGACTTATTGTTCGAATTAA
- a CDS encoding periplasmic-type flagellar collar protein FlbB — MASLTDKARAVYLVLLIFFLVLIGFFAFHYFQIIDAAEIFPFLRTEPGLVNADSESPSELEKLEFRKEMERLAKDRDEISQKEDELKKEKERLEAELEKIEELKRGLTSKENELKSSESERNSRGKLVKVMAEKVANMPPDNAVQMLTNWPDKDIIDVFIQMDKDAEQDGRQTITTYLLTLFPAERRANITNKWLSRSDVIKAPESNSESEEL; from the coding sequence GTGGCAAGTTTAACTGACAAAGCAAGAGCAGTATATCTAGTACTTCTGATCTTCTTCCTAGTGTTGATCGGATTTTTTGCGTTCCATTATTTTCAGATCATAGACGCTGCTGAAATTTTTCCTTTTTTAAGAACAGAACCTGGCTTAGTGAATGCCGACTCTGAGTCCCCTTCCGAATTAGAAAAGTTGGAATTCCGTAAAGAAATGGAAAGACTCGCCAAAGACAGAGACGAGATCTCTCAGAAAGAAGACGAATTAAAAAAAGAAAAAGAGCGCTTGGAAGCGGAATTGGAAAAGATTGAGGAACTCAAGAGAGGTCTTACTTCCAAGGAGAATGAGCTCAAGTCTTCTGAATCCGAAAGGAATAGCCGAGGTAAGTTGGTTAAGGTTATGGCGGAGAAGGTCGCAAATATGCCTCCGGACAACGCAGTGCAGATGTTAACCAATTGGCCGGATAAAGACATTATAGATGTATTCATTCAAATGGACAAGGACGCGGAACAGGACGGTAGACAAACAATCACCACCTATCTCCTCACCCTGTTCCCTGCAGAACGTAGGGCGAATATTACAAATAAATGGTTATCCCGATCCGACGTGATCAAAGCTCCCGAATCCAATTCTGAGTCGGAAGAACTTTAA
- the fliJ gene encoding flagellar export protein FliJ → MKRFQFRLEPVLRLKKIKEDQKLKELSELVAEVNQRQSEIDSNEAKIHSLSSTELGGSTDLREYSYLQTYMRQLLTRNTELETEIRSFDEPVGKKRTEVSEARKEKKVLELLKENRFKEYMHSYRKAERIQAEEQFLADLYRKTREEIYGDDRSKRDPKVFTYDTGGVERTGTEDAGLSELRKLYERYKK, encoded by the coding sequence ATGAAAAGATTCCAATTCAGGCTCGAGCCAGTACTTCGCTTAAAGAAGATCAAAGAGGACCAGAAACTCAAAGAACTTTCTGAACTTGTAGCGGAAGTAAACCAAAGACAATCCGAAATAGATTCTAACGAAGCCAAGATACATTCCTTATCTTCTACCGAGCTGGGCGGAAGCACAGACTTAAGAGAATATTCTTATTTGCAGACTTATATGAGACAACTTCTAACTCGAAATACAGAGTTAGAGACCGAGATACGTTCTTTCGATGAACCTGTGGGAAAAAAAAGAACGGAAGTTTCTGAGGCAAGAAAAGAAAAGAAGGTACTGGAACTTCTAAAAGAAAACCGCTTCAAGGAGTATATGCATTCCTATAGAAAAGCGGAAAGAATCCAGGCAGAAGAGCAATTTTTAGCAGATCTTTATAGGAAAACTAGGGAGGAAATTTATGGGGACGATAGATCTAAGCGGGATCCGAAAGTATTTACCTATGATACGGGAGGCGTCGAGCGCACCGGTACAGAAGATGCGGGACTTTCTGAACTCAGAAAACTTTACGAGCGTTATAAAAAGTGA
- a CDS encoding FliI/YscN family ATPase, translated as MIEKKFHEKVDVISKYFLILDRTETIRKSGRVVRVSGNVIYSEGPPDSKIGEIMEVQKAGTEGYLQCEIVGFENHVYTLMPLGPVEGVYPDAFVFSSGRSLNVPVGRELLGRVLNGVGRPIDKKGLIITSEEKSPEGESINPLDRPVIRDILLTGVRAIDGILTVGRGQRLGIFSGSGVGKSSLLGMIARFTNADVNVIALVGERGREVNEFLERDLGKEGLAKSVVFAATSDAPKMEQVNCALLATSVAEYFREQGLHVNLMMDSLTRFAHANREISVSNHEPPITRGFSSSVFTKLAKLVERSGTSKSGGSITGFYTILTDTDEMEDPIADAVRGYIDGHIILSRKLAERNHYPAIDVPASLSRVMQSIVEEDQYMRAGMIRELISTYNSVEELILLNAYVRGSDPKVDLAIRKKDKIDSYLKQRLAERSLFPQTVSGLKDILKEEREEEEF; from the coding sequence ATGATAGAGAAGAAGTTTCACGAAAAGGTAGACGTCATCTCCAAGTATTTCCTGATCTTGGACCGGACAGAAACCATCCGCAAATCCGGGCGAGTCGTTCGCGTCTCCGGGAACGTAATTTATTCAGAAGGACCTCCGGACTCCAAGATCGGAGAGATCATGGAAGTCCAAAAAGCAGGAACAGAAGGCTACCTACAATGTGAGATCGTAGGTTTCGAAAATCATGTATATACACTAATGCCTTTGGGTCCCGTGGAAGGAGTATATCCTGACGCATTCGTGTTTTCTTCGGGAAGAAGTTTGAATGTTCCGGTAGGCAGAGAACTACTTGGCCGAGTTCTGAACGGCGTAGGACGTCCAATCGACAAGAAAGGGCTTATCATCACTTCGGAAGAAAAATCTCCGGAGGGAGAAAGTATCAATCCTCTGGATCGACCGGTGATCCGGGACATTCTTCTTACAGGCGTAAGAGCGATAGATGGAATTTTAACAGTAGGTAGAGGACAAAGATTAGGGATCTTCTCCGGATCCGGTGTCGGAAAGTCGAGCTTACTAGGTATGATCGCGAGATTCACTAACGCAGATGTAAACGTGATCGCACTCGTAGGAGAACGAGGCAGAGAGGTGAACGAATTTTTGGAAAGAGACCTAGGAAAAGAAGGTCTCGCAAAATCGGTGGTCTTCGCTGCAACCTCCGACGCGCCTAAGATGGAACAGGTAAACTGCGCCCTACTCGCCACTTCCGTTGCGGAATATTTCAGGGAGCAAGGACTTCACGTAAACTTAATGATGGATTCCCTGACTAGATTTGCACATGCAAATAGAGAGATCTCCGTTTCCAACCATGAACCTCCGATCACAAGAGGATTTAGTTCATCTGTTTTTACTAAATTAGCAAAACTTGTTGAACGTTCCGGTACTTCCAAATCAGGAGGAAGCATCACGGGATTTTATACAATACTGACAGACACGGACGAGATGGAAGACCCTATCGCGGATGCAGTCCGAGGTTATATAGATGGTCACATCATTCTTTCCCGTAAACTTGCGGAAAGAAACCATTATCCTGCAATCGATGTGCCCGCTTCTCTTTCCAGGGTAATGCAATCGATCGTAGAGGAAGACCAGTATATGAGAGCTGGTATGATCCGAGAATTGATCTCCACTTATAATTCGGTGGAAGAATTAATCTTATTAAACGCGTATGTAAGAGGATCCGATCCAAAAGTGGATCTTGCCATCCGTAAAAAAGATAAGATAGATTCTTATCTAAAACAAAGACTAGCGGAAAGAAGTCTTTTTCCGCAAACTGTCAGCGGCTTAAAAGATATTTTAAAAGAAGAAAGAGAAGAAGAGGAATTTTAA
- the fliH gene encoding flagellar assembly protein FliH, with protein MAKLVFKPIQIADMQDQVELQIPDKYKKFHRDEDAEEFEVDQEGNIIEQYQGPSIEEIEAELNRYKEETEENIKTMLEESRRKSEEIEEEGRKKAFQMIQDSKEKIKLDEDSGKAKAEQILERAKMEAERMIKEAEMKTAEIEHEAYLKGFEAGREVGFRKGQGEVRRLIDRLGTIVGKAIDIRAELIQASEKQMVEMILIIARKIIKDEIIERKEIVLNNIREALKRIKDRDRVDIRVNFADLEITTAHKDELIKLMESLRKVNIYEDSRVDRGGVIIETDVGAIDARISTQLKEIEEAIRNAEPI; from the coding sequence ATGGCAAAACTAGTCTTCAAACCTATCCAGATAGCGGACATGCAGGATCAGGTAGAGCTGCAAATTCCGGACAAATATAAAAAATTCCATAGGGACGAAGACGCCGAAGAGTTCGAAGTCGACCAAGAAGGAAATATTATAGAGCAATACCAAGGTCCTTCCATCGAAGAGATCGAAGCAGAGCTCAACCGTTATAAAGAAGAAACGGAAGAAAATATCAAAACAATGCTCGAAGAATCCCGCCGTAAGTCGGAGGAGATCGAGGAAGAAGGTCGTAAAAAAGCCTTCCAGATGATCCAGGATTCCAAAGAGAAAATCAAACTCGACGAGGATTCAGGTAAGGCCAAAGCGGAACAGATCTTGGAAAGAGCCAAGATGGAAGCCGAAAGAATGATCAAAGAAGCCGAGATGAAAACGGCAGAGATCGAACACGAAGCTTACTTAAAGGGATTCGAAGCAGGACGAGAAGTTGGTTTCAGAAAAGGACAAGGAGAAGTCCGACGCCTTATTGACCGTCTCGGAACAATCGTAGGTAAAGCGATAGATATCCGTGCCGAACTTATCCAGGCTTCCGAAAAACAGATGGTGGAGATGATCCTGATCATCGCTCGTAAGATCATCAAAGACGAGATCATAGAACGTAAAGAAATCGTACTCAATAATATTCGGGAAGCCCTGAAACGTATCAAAGACAGGGACCGCGTGGATATTCGGGTCAACTTTGCGGATTTGGAAATCACCACTGCTCACAAAGACGAGCTTATCAAACTCATGGAGTCTCTTCGCAAGGTCAATATCTACGAAGACTCTCGCGTCGACAGAGGCGGGGTCATTATCGAGACAGATGTTGGTGCCATCGATGCAAGGATCTCTACACAGCTCAAAGAAATCGAAGAAGCTATTCGAAATGCGGAGCCGATCTAA
- a CDS encoding FliG C-terminal domain-containing protein yields MSILSGKRNRAGQLLRILGEHLPPEVFRHLGPQDTSKLLESFHKSGKIEAKQERELLGSFLEGLSSVPKEGIDRDTLALIQELETILKEDLVTEPDWSEELKSYTKDELSKIVAGESADRIALIFCYADPDTSARVLEEFPEETQEEILLSIRNLDLSSAGLMDSLERFLRFKKEVLKSPQSGVPTRDKGGKRAAELLGKLDPQDSQKLFSRIREKSQSFAENINKHFFRMEDLMDLSREALNKFMGELHPIVTATAFKGTEPETKQVLLERLDPSLASSIRLEEDSMGPVSLAEIETAQNGLLEIFKESVESGRIKFRRKN; encoded by the coding sequence ATGAGTATCCTGTCCGGAAAAAGAAACCGGGCGGGACAGCTCCTCCGAATCCTGGGGGAGCATCTTCCCCCGGAAGTGTTTCGCCATCTTGGTCCTCAGGACACGTCGAAACTTTTAGAAAGTTTTCACAAGTCCGGCAAAATAGAAGCGAAACAAGAAAGAGAACTTTTGGGATCCTTCTTAGAAGGACTCTCCAGTGTCCCGAAAGAAGGGATCGATCGAGATACCTTGGCTTTAATCCAAGAACTCGAAACCATCTTAAAAGAAGATTTGGTTACAGAACCGGATTGGTCCGAGGAACTCAAATCCTATACAAAGGATGAACTTTCTAAGATCGTAGCGGGAGAATCCGCAGACAGGATCGCACTCATATTCTGCTACGCGGATCCGGATACTTCTGCCAGAGTATTGGAAGAATTCCCGGAAGAAACCCAGGAGGAGATCCTACTTTCCATCCGGAATTTGGACCTTTCTTCTGCGGGACTTATGGACTCTTTGGAGAGGTTTCTACGCTTCAAAAAAGAAGTCCTGAAATCTCCCCAGTCTGGAGTTCCTACCAGGGATAAGGGTGGCAAGAGAGCCGCAGAACTTTTGGGTAAATTGGACCCCCAAGATTCCCAGAAATTATTCTCCCGGATACGCGAAAAGAGCCAGTCGTTTGCCGAAAATATAAATAAGCATTTCTTCCGAATGGAAGACCTGATGGATCTGAGCCGTGAAGCCCTAAACAAGTTTATGGGTGAACTCCATCCGATCGTGACCGCGACCGCTTTTAAAGGCACCGAACCGGAAACGAAACAGGTCTTATTGGAGAGGTTAGATCCTTCTCTTGCCTCCTCCATCCGATTGGAAGAAGATTCTATGGGCCCGGTTTCTCTCGCAGAGATTGAAACCGCTCAGAACGGACTACTTGAAATTTTTAAGGAATCCGTAGAATCAGGAAGAATCAAGTTCCGGAGAAAGAACTAA
- the fliF gene encoding flagellar basal-body MS-ring/collar protein FliF — protein MPEQLQKILNNIKEFFNSLDTTKKLILGGVAITVVVALGLLTTVSSQKNKVILFQNLTAKDFAEVTKKLDSMGYSYSTGDTSIVSVDPEQRQEIITKLAQENLIPAGVQGWELFNVEKFTETQFDKDIKKYRALKGAIEQSLMTLRPVDKAFVNIAIPEDELFNSNASPVKASVILHFIPGVEGISKKEVKGIVNLVSRAVPKLKPENVVVADADGKIISDFEEDLEKERLELRVVQEKLRIQEEQRIQRLIDVRNTLRWFLGGEDRVDITRFEYMLNWDKESYKDNQVSPVIERPDDPNTPYSELKIVDGYSLKVSSKETSEQFTGRGFTPDGPAGTEPNLPPGYKDTDYQKADYKKTENINNFEFNRRVSEVQKQPWKIEKVNLSVVVDGQWTKKENADGTGYDRTYIPVSDDDIRTVRKNLEAAVGIDKARGDQISVISIAKDRSAQFAAEDEELRKQKAIRQMVIASLVIVLFLILTILIYRAIKKEIARRRRLREEELAAMQQMMREAALRVMDDGSAEVELSLDEKLRRELLENAINLAREKPEEVAQLLRTWLSEEEAT, from the coding sequence ATGCCCGAGCAATTACAAAAGATTCTGAACAATATCAAGGAGTTCTTCAACTCTTTAGATACTACAAAGAAACTGATTTTAGGTGGAGTAGCGATCACTGTGGTCGTTGCCTTAGGGCTTCTGACAACCGTTTCCTCTCAAAAGAATAAGGTTATACTCTTTCAAAACCTTACTGCAAAGGATTTTGCAGAGGTTACTAAAAAACTGGATTCCATGGGTTATTCTTACAGCACCGGAGACACGAGCATTGTGAGTGTGGATCCGGAACAAAGGCAAGAAATTATCACTAAACTTGCCCAAGAGAACCTGATCCCTGCAGGCGTGCAAGGATGGGAACTATTCAACGTGGAAAAATTCACGGAGACCCAGTTCGACAAGGACATCAAAAAATACAGGGCATTAAAAGGAGCCATCGAGCAATCCTTGATGACCCTAAGACCTGTAGACAAGGCATTCGTAAACATCGCAATACCGGAAGATGAACTGTTTAACTCGAATGCTTCTCCGGTAAAAGCCTCAGTCATTTTACATTTTATCCCTGGAGTCGAAGGGATTTCCAAAAAAGAAGTGAAAGGTATCGTAAACTTGGTCTCCAGAGCGGTTCCTAAACTCAAACCGGAAAACGTAGTAGTCGCAGATGCAGACGGCAAGATCATCTCCGACTTCGAAGAAGACTTAGAAAAAGAAAGATTAGAACTTAGAGTTGTCCAAGAGAAATTGAGGATCCAAGAAGAACAAAGGATCCAAAGATTAATCGACGTTAGAAATACTCTTCGTTGGTTCTTAGGCGGAGAAGACAGAGTAGATATCACTCGCTTTGAGTATATGCTAAACTGGGACAAAGAGTCCTATAAAGACAACCAAGTTTCTCCAGTAATCGAAAGACCGGACGATCCTAATACTCCTTACTCTGAATTAAAGATCGTAGACGGTTATAGTTTAAAAGTTTCTTCCAAAGAAACCAGCGAACAATTCACAGGAAGAGGTTTTACTCCGGATGGCCCTGCAGGAACGGAACCTAACCTTCCACCTGGATACAAAGACACCGACTATCAAAAAGCGGATTATAAGAAAACCGAGAATATTAATAACTTCGAATTCAACAGAAGAGTGAGCGAAGTCCAAAAACAACCTTGGAAGATCGAAAAAGTAAATCTTTCGGTGGTAGTGGACGGTCAATGGACTAAAAAAGAAAACGCAGACGGAACCGGATACGACAGAACTTATATCCCTGTTTCGGATGATGATATTCGAACTGTCCGCAAAAACTTAGAAGCAGCAGTAGGAATAGACAAAGCAAGAGGAGACCAAATCTCCGTAATCAGCATCGCTAAAGACCGCTCTGCTCAGTTCGCCGCAGAAGACGAAGAATTAAGAAAACAGAAAGCGATCCGCCAAATGGTTATCGCATCTTTGGTTATCGTTTTATTCTTAATACTCACTATCCTCATCTACAGAGCGATCAAAAAAGAAATCGCAAGACGCCGCAGACTGCGCGAAGAAGAACTCGCAGCAATGCAGCAGATGATGAGAGAAGCAGCTCTCCGAGTCATGGACGACGGAAGCGCAGAAGTCGAACTCTCTCTGGACGAAAAACTCAGAAGAGAACTTCTCGAAAACGCGATCAACCTTGCCAGGGAAAAACCGGAAGAAGTCGCACAACTTCTCCGCACCTGGTTATCTGAAGAGGAAGCAACCTAA
- a CDS encoding TrmH family RNA methyltransferase — protein sequence MKLTQEHSNFINLEEAKQLEEYFKTLISAEKVSKIQEVASFRTKYLTIVMEDIFQPYNASAPVRTSECLGLTEMHVVENRNTYKPNEGISLGAQKWIHIHKYQKQNFDNTRHCISGLKEMGYRIVATSPHILENSYELDTLPLDKPTAILFGSEERGLSSYSMEEADAFLKLPMYGFTESYNISVTVAIVLSHLVFRLRKEVPNWALTEEERVYIRNSYYKKCLHNGNLVESDLLQRIRSESTRVQ from the coding sequence ATGAAACTCACTCAAGAACATTCAAATTTTATAAATCTAGAAGAAGCGAAGCAGTTAGAAGAATATTTTAAAACTTTAATATCAGCGGAGAAGGTTTCTAAGATCCAAGAAGTTGCCTCTTTTCGCACAAAGTACTTAACAATTGTAATGGAGGATATATTCCAACCTTATAATGCTAGTGCTCCGGTGCGAACTTCAGAATGTTTAGGCTTAACCGAGATGCACGTTGTGGAGAATCGAAACACTTACAAACCGAACGAAGGAATTTCTCTGGGCGCACAAAAATGGATCCATATCCATAAATACCAAAAACAGAATTTCGATAATACTAGACATTGTATAAGCGGTTTAAAGGAGATGGGCTACAGGATCGTGGCAACTTCTCCTCATATATTAGAAAATTCTTACGAATTAGATACTTTGCCGTTAGATAAACCGACCGCAATATTATTCGGATCGGAAGAAAGAGGATTATCTTCTTATTCTATGGAAGAAGCGGACGCATTTCTAAAACTTCCAATGTACGGTTTTACTGAAAGTTATAATATTTCGGTAACAGTGGCAATTGTGCTTTCTCATCTTGTATTTAGATTGAGAAAGGAAGTCCCCAACTGGGCTTTAACGGAAGAGGAGAGGGTCTATATCCGAAATTCTTATTATAAAAAGTGTCTTCATAACGGAAATCTTGTGGAATCAGATTTGTTGCAAAGGATCCGATCGGAATCCACAAGGGTCCAATAA
- a CDS encoding DUF4349 domain-containing protein yields the protein MEQFSGVSKFVKKFSLVFAGIFAFLFIIRLFYSYAVGPETNIVNQEQGSSINFDYGRKNYASEKFYAPQDKAPISASSQKYEKVAAVSSKTSEFDESEKKTRKMVEDAKGVIQYEQRSGLAGKRTLQLGIGVNPDKFDSMVESIQTIGTIDSISVNKTDKTNEYKNITATRISLEKSKAGLLSLKGRNGKIEELISLEKEILEIEGKIQDLGVKLGEFDQENEFCTIKFTLKETGAVSGGFVTFLKKCKISLEWTIKYGLLFSFLYAFAAIGGWITWFFGVKILGYLRSKGIL from the coding sequence ATGGAACAATTCAGCGGCGTTTCTAAGTTTGTTAAAAAATTTTCTTTGGTATTTGCAGGGATTTTTGCCTTTTTATTTATAATTCGACTCTTCTACAGTTATGCAGTCGGTCCGGAAACGAATATCGTAAACCAAGAGCAAGGTTCTTCTATCAATTTCGATTATGGACGTAAGAACTATGCGTCCGAAAAGTTTTATGCTCCCCAAGATAAGGCTCCGATTTCTGCCTCTTCCCAAAAATACGAGAAGGTAGCTGCAGTTTCTTCCAAAACTTCCGAGTTTGATGAAAGCGAAAAGAAAACCCGTAAGATGGTAGAAGATGCAAAAGGTGTCATCCAATACGAACAAAGATCCGGACTTGCAGGTAAAAGAACATTACAGTTAGGTATAGGAGTAAATCCTGACAAATTCGATTCTATGGTAGAATCCATACAGACAATCGGAACCATCGATTCTATCTCAGTGAACAAAACTGACAAAACAAACGAATATAAAAACATCACTGCCACTCGAATCTCATTGGAAAAATCCAAAGCAGGACTTTTAAGCTTAAAAGGAAGAAACGGCAAAATAGAAGAATTGATCTCTCTGGAAAAAGAAATTTTAGAAATAGAAGGTAAGATCCAAGACCTAGGAGTGAAGTTAGGCGAATTTGATCAGGAGAATGAATTCTGTACGATAAAGTTCACATTAAAGGAAACAGGTGCAGTCTCCGGAGGATTTGTTACTTTTTTAAAGAAATGTAAAATATCCTTGGAGTGGACTATCAAATACGGATTATTATTCTCCTTCCTCTACGCATTTGCAGCAATCGGAGGTTGGATCACTTGGTTCTTCGGAGTAAAAATTTTAGGTTATTTAAGATCTAAAGGAATTCTTTAA